A window from Deltaproteobacteria bacterium encodes these proteins:
- a CDS encoding helix-turn-helix transcriptional regulator, whose translation MHSSANDLLPPRLRRALAKLGSDISLARRKRRLTIAMMTERIGVSKQTYQRVERGDPTVAMGTYALTIFVLGLGEKPFDFADPSQDEQGLLMDAERIPKRVRAKKGLTSR comes from the coding sequence TTGCATTCCTCAGCGAACGATCTTCTGCCGCCGCGCCTTCGTCGTGCCTTGGCAAAGCTTGGCAGCGACATCAGCCTGGCGAGGCGAAAGCGTCGCCTAACTATAGCAATGATGACGGAGCGTATAGGTGTATCGAAGCAAACCTATCAGCGCGTCGAGCGCGGGGACCCAACCGTTGCTATGGGTACTTATGCACTCACTATATTCGTCCTGGGACTTGGAGAGAAGCCTTTCGATTTTGCCGACCCAAGTCAAGACGAGCAAGGGCTTCTGATGGATGCTGAGAGGATTCCAAAGCGTGTTCGTGCGAAAAAGGGGCTCACATCGCGATGA